From a single Stackebrandtia endophytica genomic region:
- a CDS encoding tetratricopeptide repeat protein: protein MVPLGLSVDLGTSHTVAMLRGPDGEVNPLLFDGSPLLVSAVFAADDGTLSVGRDALYSARLAPERFEPHPKRRIDDGSVLLGEVDVTVQSMFAAILTRIRDECVRVTGSIPAVTLTHPATWGPVRRQILLDAAGSAGLPAPRLVPEPVAAANYFTRRPSTSIPMGSTIVVYDLGGGTFDVTVVQRNDSGFDVLAADGASDVGGVDIDHAIVAHLGEPYRDDPQWRSLMDPRSPDERRQRRLFLDDVRSAKERLSRHNHVDILIPLVERQVHLTRIELEKLARPHLDKTVRLTRTLIRATGNDLTDVTGLFLVGGASRMPLAATLLHQATGIAPTAIDQPETVVAGGGLPGDQPREETPPSAPPGESGSHPEDEDPGHDHELGVQAEERGDLAAAEVWYRLAAEAGHTLAMNRLGLLLDGRDEVAEAEVWYLKAADAGEAPAMTNLGCLHQNRRNDTANAETWYRKAALIGEVFGMTNLGCLLRDRGEVTEAEEWFRKAAEAGHPPAKDNLGWLAEQHGNLTEAETWYREAADTGEVFAMTNLGRLLRNRSETTEAEEWFRKAAEAGHPPAMNYLGWLAEQRGDLTETETWYRKAAETGEPTAIRNLGCLLRDRGDLTEAEEWLRRGADADHAPSMNSLGVLLNNRGEEAEAETWYRKAAEAGETLAMNNLGSMLEQRHGDLAGAEIWYRKAAEAGQPLAMRNLGCLLRDRDDLAEAEEWFTDAAEAAYAPAMNDLGILLENRGDLDDAARWYHRAVDAGEILAMRNLGNLSLDRDEPAAAEEWFRRAAEADQPLAMNDLGLLLKNRGDLVEAETWFRKAAEAGEEHAMHNLGLLVEDRGDTEEAETWYRKAAAAGNVTSMNLLATILMDRDDFSGAESRLRAAADTGNPSAMVLLGMLPLRQMDLENFSASNLDNLVAVDRGLVRAEPWLVRAMEHADDLAEPEREITLFGLTLCHTFPALRGESSEAQSWLRRLAERDESFGMTYLGILLEHQGDLAEAESWWRKAAALEDTTAMARLGELLEKQDRLTEAEIWYRRAADAEDGDGMSALGDLLKERSELIQAEFWWMRAAVLDNADAMVELGGLMRTRGQLAEAESWYRKAVTVTAPEVDAIPPTWLVNESVIKDWYRESVALCVTAMTRLADLMDDRGDGAEARDWRRGIIEYESKL, encoded by the coding sequence ATGGTGCCGCTGGGTTTGAGTGTCGATCTGGGAACGTCTCACACGGTGGCGATGTTGCGGGGGCCCGACGGCGAGGTGAATCCACTGCTGTTCGACGGGTCACCCCTGTTGGTCTCGGCGGTGTTCGCCGCTGACGACGGAACGCTGTCCGTCGGGCGGGACGCGTTGTACTCGGCCAGATTGGCACCGGAACGTTTCGAGCCGCATCCCAAGCGCCGCATCGATGACGGTTCAGTCTTGTTGGGCGAGGTCGACGTCACCGTGCAGTCGATGTTCGCTGCCATCTTGACCCGGATCAGGGACGAGTGCGTCCGGGTGACCGGGTCGATCCCCGCGGTGACCTTGACGCATCCGGCAACCTGGGGGCCGGTTCGGCGTCAGATCCTCCTCGACGCCGCCGGATCCGCCGGGCTCCCGGCACCGCGGCTGGTTCCCGAACCGGTCGCCGCGGCCAACTACTTCACCCGGCGACCGTCGACGTCCATTCCCATGGGATCGACCATTGTGGTGTATGACCTCGGAGGCGGAACCTTCGACGTCACCGTGGTCCAGCGCAACGACTCCGGTTTCGACGTCCTCGCCGCCGATGGGGCCTCCGATGTGGGAGGAGTCGACATCGATCACGCGATCGTCGCACATCTCGGCGAACCGTACCGGGATGATCCACAGTGGCGAAGCCTCATGGATCCGCGCAGTCCCGACGAGCGTCGCCAACGACGCCTCTTTCTCGACGACGTCCGCTCCGCCAAGGAGCGGTTGTCCCGCCACAACCACGTCGACATCCTCATCCCGCTCGTCGAGCGACAGGTGCATCTGACCCGCATCGAACTGGAGAAGCTCGCCCGTCCCCACCTCGACAAGACCGTGCGGCTCACCCGGACCCTCATTCGAGCGACCGGCAACGACCTCACCGACGTCACCGGGCTCTTCCTTGTGGGCGGAGCCTCCCGCATGCCGCTGGCGGCGACGCTTCTCCACCAGGCCACCGGTATCGCGCCCACCGCCATCGATCAACCCGAGACCGTCGTCGCCGGTGGTGGACTGCCCGGCGACCAGCCAAGGGAGGAGACGCCGCCTTCGGCTCCTCCTGGTGAGAGCGGCTCTCACCCCGAAGATGAGGATCCTGGGCACGACCATGAGCTTGGAGTCCAGGCGGAGGAACGTGGCGACCTCGCGGCGGCAGAGGTCTGGTATCGCCTGGCCGCCGAGGCGGGCCATACGCTCGCGATGAACCGTCTCGGTCTTCTGCTCGACGGTCGAGATGAGGTGGCCGAGGCCGAGGTCTGGTATCTCAAGGCCGCCGACGCCGGCGAGGCACCCGCCATGACCAACCTCGGCTGTCTGCACCAGAACCGGCGCAACGACACCGCCAACGCCGAAACCTGGTACCGCAAGGCCGCCCTCATCGGTGAGGTCTTCGGGATGACCAACCTCGGTTGTCTGCTGCGCGATCGGGGTGAGGTCACCGAAGCCGAAGAATGGTTCCGCAAAGCCGCCGAGGCCGGCCACCCACCGGCAAAGGACAACCTCGGCTGGCTCGCCGAACAACACGGCAACCTCACCGAAGCCGAAACCTGGTACCGCGAAGCCGCCGACACCGGCGAAGTCTTCGCCATGACCAACCTCGGCCGACTACTACGCAACCGAAGCGAAACCACCGAAGCCGAAGAATGGTTCCGCAAGGCGGCAGAAGCCGGCCACCCACCGGCGATGAACTACCTTGGCTGGCTCGCCGAACAACGCGGCGACCTCACCGAGACCGAAACCTGGTACCGCAAGGCCGCCGAAACCGGGGAACCCACCGCAATACGCAACCTCGGCTGCCTGCTGCGCGACCGCGGCGATCTGACCGAGGCCGAAGAGTGGCTCCGGCGCGGCGCCGACGCCGACCACGCACCGTCCATGAACAGCCTCGGTGTACTGCTGAACAATCGGGGTGAGGAGGCGGAGGCCGAAACCTGGTACCGCAAGGCCGCAGAAGCCGGCGAGACCCTCGCGATGAACAACCTCGGCAGCATGCTCGAACAGCGGCACGGTGACCTCGCGGGCGCCGAAATCTGGTACCGCAAGGCCGCCGAGGCCGGTCAACCACTCGCGATGCGCAACCTCGGCTGCCTGCTGCGCGATCGCGACGACCTGGCCGAGGCCGAAGAGTGGTTCACCGATGCGGCCGAAGCCGCCTACGCACCCGCGATGAACGACCTGGGCATTCTGTTGGAGAACCGAGGCGATCTGGACGACGCCGCGCGGTGGTATCACCGAGCCGTCGACGCCGGCGAGATTCTGGCGATGCGCAACCTCGGTAACCTATCGCTGGACCGTGACGAACCGGCCGCCGCCGAAGAGTGGTTCCGGCGGGCCGCCGAGGCCGACCAGCCGCTCGCGATGAACGATCTCGGCCTCCTGTTGAAGAACCGCGGTGATCTGGTCGAGGCGGAGACCTGGTTTCGTAAAGCCGCCGAAGCCGGCGAAGAACATGCGATGCATAACCTGGGACTTCTCGTTGAGGACCGGGGAGACACCGAGGAAGCCGAAACCTGGTACCGCAAGGCCGCGGCCGCGGGGAACGTCACCTCGATGAACCTGCTCGCGACCATTCTCATGGATCGCGACGACTTCTCCGGGGCCGAATCCCGGCTGCGTGCCGCGGCCGACACCGGCAATCCCTCGGCGATGGTTCTGCTCGGGATGCTGCCACTGCGGCAGATGGACCTGGAGAACTTCAGCGCGTCCAATTTGGATAATCTCGTCGCCGTCGACCGTGGCCTGGTCCGGGCGGAACCGTGGTTGGTTCGTGCCATGGAACATGCCGACGACTTGGCCGAGCCCGAACGTGAGATCACGCTGTTCGGGCTGACGTTGTGTCATACGTTTCCTGCCCTTCGCGGGGAGTCCTCCGAAGCTCAGTCGTGGTTGCGCAGGCTTGCCGAACGGGACGAGTCCTTCGGCATGACCTACCTGGGCATCCTGTTGGAGCATCAGGGTGACCTGGCCGAGGCGGAAAGCTGGTGGCGGAAGGCCGCCGCCTTGGAGGACACCACCGCCATGGCACGACTGGGCGAGCTGCTGGAGAAGCAGGACCGACTCACCGAGGCCGAAATCTGGTATCGCCGGGCGGCCGACGCCGAGGACGGCGACGGGATGAGCGCCCTCGGTGACCTGTTGAAGGAACGAAGCGAACTGATTCAGGCCGAGTTCTGGTGGATGCGGGCCGCCGTCCTGGACAATGCCGACGCGATGGTCGAACTCGGCGGCCTCATGAGGACTCGTGGCCAACTGGCTGAGGCCGAAAGCTGGTATCGGAAGGCCGTCACCGTCACCGCACCCGAAGTCGACGCCATACCGCCGACCTGGCTGGTCAACGAGAGTGTCATCAAGGACTGGTACCGAGAGAGTGTCGCGCTGTGCGTGACGGCGATGACCCGCCTCGCGGACCTGATGGACGACCGTGGTGACGGAGCCGAGGCCCGGGACTGGCGACGCGGGATCATTGAGTACGAGTCGAAGCTTTGA
- a CDS encoding LysR family transcriptional regulator, with translation MVDLVPQELRVLSAVAAHGSFTAAAAELGLTQSAVSHSVRACERKLGAVLFQRGRRGATATDAGKRVVGQARQILRLLETLPAEAVGGATGVVSGTVRIAAFRSVAAQLLPGILRRLADDHPGLTPQVTIVRDIGRGSAGEVLDGNADIAITTVEPTSRVPEGLLSGRLLTESYWLAAPVGVADPRSLPLIDWDENCSSYTRQWWDAQDWIPAATITAEDDGAVLSMVSSGLGMAIMPELTLRTAPETVARIDLGDDRPVRHIGYVTTPAMAQTLPVRTLIRQIRAETAIPSAAPRQVGNRLAA, from the coding sequence ATGGTCGATCTTGTTCCGCAGGAACTGCGGGTGCTGTCCGCCGTTGCGGCCCATGGCAGCTTCACGGCCGCGGCCGCCGAGCTCGGACTCACGCAGTCGGCGGTGTCCCATTCGGTACGGGCGTGCGAGCGGAAACTCGGGGCCGTGCTGTTCCAACGTGGACGGCGCGGCGCCACCGCGACCGACGCCGGCAAACGGGTTGTCGGCCAAGCTCGCCAGATACTGCGCCTGCTGGAGACGCTACCCGCCGAAGCGGTGGGCGGGGCGACCGGAGTGGTCTCCGGAACCGTTCGTATCGCGGCGTTTCGCAGTGTCGCGGCGCAGTTGCTTCCAGGCATTCTGCGGCGGCTCGCCGATGACCATCCCGGGCTTACTCCACAGGTGACCATCGTTCGCGATATCGGGCGTGGCAGTGCCGGGGAGGTCCTGGACGGCAACGCCGACATCGCGATAACCACTGTGGAACCCACCTCGCGTGTTCCGGAAGGGCTGCTGTCGGGTCGGTTGTTGACGGAGTCCTATTGGCTCGCCGCGCCGGTGGGCGTGGCCGATCCCCGGTCGTTGCCGCTGATCGACTGGGATGAGAACTGTTCGTCCTACACGCGGCAGTGGTGGGACGCGCAGGATTGGATTCCGGCCGCAACCATCACCGCCGAGGACGACGGCGCGGTGTTGTCCATGGTCTCCAGTGGACTCGGCATGGCGATCATGCCGGAACTGACACTGCGCACCGCACCGGAGACGGTCGCTCGCATCGACTTGGGCGACGACCGTCCCGTCCGGCACATCGGGTACGTCACCACCCCGGCCATGGCGCAGACCCTGCCGGTGCGGACTCTGATCCGGCAGATCCGAGCTGAAACGGCCATCCCCTCGGCGGCTCCGCGACAGGTCGGCAACCGGTTGGCGGCGTGA
- a CDS encoding NADP-dependent oxidoreductase — protein sequence MSVTARYVHQVSKPAGAPTRDNFAFVERELSLKPGTALVENLYLSVDPYMRQLMDGGWELNAPLEGRSIGRVIESDDPGLAVGDVVWHRHAWRTHALVTADEARVLPTYSDVPLTAFLGILGGTGLSAYVGLTKVAKLLPGESVFISAAAGAVGSAAGRIARLLGAGRVIGSAGSAAKVDHLTRELDFDAAFNYRDGDIIGQLAKAAPDGIDVYFDNVGGDHLEAAIESLRERGRIAWCGGIAQYNATVPPAAPRNLFDVVGKSLRLEGFLVRDYQPVRTELEALLVPHIQSGAITSDETLTDGFDHIVDGFLGMLTGKNIGKMIVKV from the coding sequence ATGTCAGTCACCGCCCGTTACGTCCACCAGGTAAGCAAGCCCGCCGGAGCACCAACCCGCGACAACTTTGCCTTCGTGGAACGGGAACTCTCCCTCAAGCCGGGAACCGCTCTGGTCGAAAACCTGTACCTGTCGGTCGATCCGTACATGCGGCAACTGATGGACGGTGGCTGGGAACTGAACGCACCGCTGGAGGGGCGCAGCATCGGCCGGGTCATCGAATCGGACGATCCGGGGCTCGCGGTGGGGGACGTGGTGTGGCACCGCCACGCCTGGCGAACCCACGCACTGGTTACCGCCGATGAGGCGCGAGTGTTGCCGACGTACTCCGATGTTCCGCTCACCGCGTTCCTCGGCATCCTCGGTGGGACGGGTTTGTCGGCGTATGTGGGACTGACCAAGGTCGCGAAACTGCTTCCGGGCGAATCGGTGTTCATCTCCGCCGCCGCCGGTGCCGTGGGAAGCGCGGCCGGTCGGATCGCCCGCCTGCTCGGAGCCGGACGTGTCATCGGAAGCGCCGGATCTGCAGCCAAAGTGGACCATCTGACCCGTGAACTGGACTTCGACGCCGCATTCAACTACCGGGACGGCGACATCATCGGACAGCTGGCCAAGGCCGCGCCCGACGGCATAGACGTCTACTTCGACAACGTGGGCGGCGACCACCTGGAAGCCGCGATCGAGTCGCTGCGGGAGCGCGGCCGGATCGCCTGGTGCGGCGGCATAGCGCAATACAACGCGACCGTGCCGCCGGCAGCGCCGCGCAACCTGTTCGACGTCGTCGGCAAGAGCCTGCGGTTGGAGGGCTTCCTGGTACGGGACTACCAGCCGGTACGCACCGAACTCGAAGCACTTCTGGTTCCCCACATCCAATCCGGCGCCATCACCTCGGACGAGACCCTCACCGACGGCTTCGACCACATCGTCGACGGATTCCTGGGTATGCTGACCGGCAAGAACATCGGAAAGATGATCGTCAAGGTGTGA
- a CDS encoding MFS transporter, with product MTQTHTRSPERSPSLLRTAGLPYFVIAFIARLPFAMMVVGVLTAVASVRDSLALAGLTSAAVGLGTAVFGPFLGAAADRFSQRRVLLVLAAANSAALVVFTLVVYSTAGAALVLAAALVIGATAPQVAPLSRSRLVTIITARMEGARRQRTMSSTMAYESAADETVFVFGPFLVGILASFIGAWAPLVIAAVLIMVFVAAFALHPTGRNLSSSRHEDGSAPSAASELFRPALLLVVAGITGVGLLFGATLTSLTAFMADRNEPESAGLFYGVMGIGSALLALGVAWLPTRFPLRTRWLVFAVILLAGTSVLAFASTTGAVMFALALMGIGVGPTLVTQYSLGVARSPLGRSATVMTMLGSGVILGQALGAAITGELADRFGTTVALAAPAVAAAIVTVTAVAHWILDRADSGRRISQDR from the coding sequence ATGACCCAGACACACACGCGTTCCCCTGAACGCTCGCCCAGCCTGCTGCGCACTGCGGGCCTCCCCTACTTCGTCATCGCGTTCATCGCGCGTCTCCCCTTCGCCATGATGGTCGTCGGGGTGCTCACGGCCGTCGCCTCGGTACGTGATTCGCTGGCGCTCGCCGGGCTCACCTCGGCAGCCGTCGGCCTCGGTACCGCCGTATTCGGTCCCTTCCTGGGAGCCGCCGCCGACCGGTTCAGTCAACGTCGCGTGCTGTTGGTGCTGGCGGCGGCCAACAGCGCCGCCCTGGTGGTGTTCACACTGGTCGTCTACAGCACCGCGGGTGCCGCACTCGTGCTCGCCGCGGCGCTGGTCATCGGTGCTACCGCGCCACAGGTTGCACCGCTGTCTCGTTCACGCCTGGTCACCATCATCACCGCACGGATGGAGGGTGCCCGGCGGCAGCGCACCATGTCCTCGACGATGGCCTACGAGTCGGCCGCCGACGAAACCGTGTTCGTCTTCGGTCCGTTTCTCGTCGGCATCCTGGCCTCCTTCATCGGAGCGTGGGCACCACTGGTGATCGCGGCGGTGTTGATCATGGTGTTCGTCGCGGCATTCGCCCTGCATCCCACGGGCCGAAACCTCTCGTCCAGCCGCCACGAGGACGGCTCCGCGCCGTCGGCGGCATCGGAGTTGTTCCGGCCCGCCCTGCTCCTGGTGGTGGCCGGAATCACCGGTGTCGGGTTGCTGTTCGGCGCCACTCTGACGTCGCTGACGGCGTTCATGGCCGACCGGAACGAGCCCGAGTCGGCCGGCCTGTTCTACGGGGTCATGGGGATCGGCTCGGCGCTGCTGGCGTTGGGGGTGGCCTGGCTGCCGACGCGTTTTCCGCTGCGCACTCGTTGGCTGGTCTTCGCGGTGATTCTGCTGGCGGGCACCTCCGTGCTGGCCTTCGCCTCGACCACCGGTGCGGTGATGTTCGCCTTGGCGCTCATGGGAATCGGTGTCGGGCCGACGCTGGTCACCCAGTACAGCCTCGGTGTGGCGCGCAGCCCGTTGGGGCGATCGGCGACGGTGATGACGATGCTCGGCTCCGGCGTGATCCTGGGGCAGGCGCTCGGCGCGGCGATCACCGGTGAGCTCGCCGACCGGTTCGGCACCACCGTGGCATTGGCCGCGCCGGCCGTCGCCGCGGCGATCGTGACCGTGACGGCGGTGGCGCACTGGATTCTCGACCGAGCCGACAGCGGCCGACGGATCTCGCAGGACCGCTGA
- a CDS encoding CYTH domain-containing protein, protein MAVEYEAKILDIDPVETARMIVAAGGTHVEDRVMRRYVYDIDAGDATKWIRLRDNGTTTTLAVKQIAHDGIDGTSETEVTVDDFATANELLGLIGYTAKSYQENRRSSYRIGRVSLEIDTWPRIPSYLEIEADDVAAVRATARRLGFGDDRLTGENTTKIYARYGIDLAAIPELRFEPTPPGESS, encoded by the coding sequence GTGGCCGTTGAATACGAAGCCAAGATCCTCGACATCGATCCCGTCGAGACCGCGCGGATGATCGTCGCCGCCGGTGGGACACACGTGGAGGACCGGGTCATGCGACGCTACGTCTACGACATCGACGCCGGTGATGCGACGAAATGGATCAGGTTGCGGGACAACGGAACAACCACGACTCTCGCGGTCAAGCAGATCGCTCACGACGGTATCGACGGCACCAGCGAGACCGAGGTGACCGTCGACGACTTCGCGACCGCGAACGAGCTGCTCGGCCTGATCGGGTACACCGCCAAGAGCTACCAGGAGAACCGACGGTCCAGCTACCGGATCGGTCGGGTCAGTCTGGAGATCGACACCTGGCCCCGTATTCCGTCCTATCTGGAGATCGAAGCCGACGACGTCGCCGCCGTCCGGGCGACCGCCCGACGACTCGGCTTCGGCGACGATCGGTTGACCGGGGAGAACACCACGAAGATCTACGCCCGGTATGGCATCGACCTCGCGGCGATTCCGGAGCTGCGGTTCGAGCCGACTCCGCCCGGGGAATCGAGCTGA